GGACCTTCCCATGACCACGTACCGCAGACTGGGCCGCAGCGGCCTGCATCTCTTTCCCATCGGCCTGGGCTCCATGCAGTTCGGCTGGAGCGCCGACGAAGAGACTTCCCAGGGCATCATGGACGCCTATTACGAGGCGGGCGGCAACTTCATCGACACCGCCGACATCTACACGACCTGGACCCAGGGCAACCCCGGCGGCGTCTCCGAGGAGATCATCGGGCGCTGGATGAAGTCGCGCGGGAACCGCCAGGACATCGTGATCGCCACCAAGGTGCGCGGCCCGATGGGCGAGTTCGGCCGTGACGGGAGAAAGAGCATCCACCAGCGCGAGGGCCTGTCCCGGCGCTGGATCATGCAGGCGTGCGAGGACAGCCTGCGCCGCCTTCAGGTGGACCATATCGACCTGTACCAAGCCCACTGGGTGGACAACCAGACGCCCATCGAGGAGACGCTGGAGGCCTTCACCGAACTTGTGCGGCGCGGATACGTGCGCTACATCGGCTGCTCCAACTACTCCGCGTGGCGGCTGATGCAGGCGCTGTGGACGAGCGACAAGAAGGGGTTGGAGTCCTACGTCAGCATCCAGCCCGAGTACAGCCTGCTCTCGCCGACCCGGGCGAACTTCGAGCGGGAACTGATGCGGGTCTGCGAGGCGTACGACATCGGCATCATCCCGTGGAGCCCGCTGGGCGGCGGGATGCTGACGGGCAAGTACCGGCGCGGCCAGCCCCTGCCCGAGAGCGTGCGCGCCGACGAGAACGCGCGGCGGCGCTTCAGCGACCGGAACTTCGACATCGTGGAGACATTGGAGGCGGTGGCGGGGCGGCACGGGGCCAAACCCGCGCAGGTCGCGCTCGCGTGGCTCCTCGCCCAGCCCCAGATGACCTCGCCGATCATCGGGGCGAACAACACCACGCAGCTCGGGGAACTTCTCGGCACGCTGGAGCTGCAACTGACGCCAGAGGACCTGGACGAGATCACCCGCGTCAGCGACTGGGAGCGCGCGAGAACCGAGTTGGAGATGTGAGGAGGAGATTTCCGTTCCTTGCGCAAGAATCGAACGAGAACCTATGACGGACACCCAACAGCCAGTCACGTCGCAGCCCTGGGGCATGACTCCCGATGGGCAGCCGATCACCCTCTACACGCTGCGGAACCCAAGCGGCATTCAGGCCGACATCATGGATTACGGGGGCGTCGTGGTACGCCTCCTCACGCCCGACCGAAACGGGAACCCCGGCGATATCGTCCTCGGCCACGACCACGCCGAGCCGTATTTCAGCCTGGAGACCTCGCCTTACTTCGGCGCGCTGATCGGGCGGTACGGCAACCGGATCGCGGGGGGCCGCTTCACCCTCGACGGGCAGACCTATCAGCTTCCGGTCAACAACGGCCCCAACTCGCTCCACGGCGGCACGCGGGGCTTCAACCAGCGCCTCTGGACCGGCCGTCCCCTCGCAGACGGACCCGCCCTCGAACTCACCTACCTCAGCCCGGACGGCGAGGAGGGGTACCCGGGCAACCTCTCCGTCCGGGTCACGTACACCCTCACGGGGGACAACGCGCTCCAGATCGACTACGAGGCGAGGGCCGACGCGCCCACCATCCTCAACCTGACGAACCACACGTACTGGAACCTGGGCGGGGACGCGGGGCGGGACATTCTGGGGCACGAACTCACCCTGCGGGCCGACCACATCACGCCCATTGACGGGACGCTGATCCCGACGGGGGAACTCCTGCCGGTGGAGGGCACGCCCTTCGACTTCCGGCAGCCGACGCCCATCGGCGCGCGGGTAGACGAGCCGAACGAGCAACTGCGCTTCGCAGGTGGGTACGACCACAACTTCGTGTTGGGAGGAGAGGGCCTGCGCTCCGTCGCCCAGGTCCGCGATCCCGAGTCCGGGCGGCGGGTCGAGGTGTCCACCGATCAGCCGGGGATGCAGTTCTACTCGGGCAACTTCCTGGACGGGAGCATCGTGGGCAAGGGCGGGCGGGTGTACGGCCACCGCTGGGCCCTGTGCCTGGAGACGCAGCACTTCCCGGACTCGCCCAACCACCCGAACTTTCCGTCCACGGTGCTGAGGCCGGGTGAAACCTTCACGTCGCGCACGGTCTACGCCTTCTCGGCGCGCTGAGCGGAGGGAGGCCGGGCGGGGTGGGGGAGACTTCCGAGACTCCCCCGCCCTCAGTTGCTGATCGCCGGGGCCTGGCGCACGTACTGGTCGCTGCCCACCTGATCGAGCATGAACTCGGCGACGCTCGCGCGCGTGATAAACGGGCGAATATCGCCGACCAGCCCGGCGCGTGTGGGAGCGGCGGGGCCGTCGGTCAGGCGGGGAACCCGCACGATCGTCCAGTCGAGCGTGGAGGCGCGGATCAGGTCGGCGTGGTTCAGCGAGTCCTTCAGCACGTCCGGCTGGGTGAGGCGCAGCAGCACGCGGAAGACCCGGTCGATGGGTCCGGGCCGGTCCCCCTCGTGCGGCACGCCCGCGCCGGTGAGGGTGATCAGGCGCCGCACCCCCGCTCCCGGCATCACGGTGGTGAGGTTGCGGGCGGCGAGCGTCATGGTGTCGGGCGGGCCGCCGCGCACGGGCCCCAGGGCGCTGAGGACGGCGTCCGTCCCCGCGATCACGCGGCCCACCGCCTCCGGGTCGCGGGCGTCGCCCTGCACCTCGATCAGGCGCTCCTCGTGCCGGTGGAGTCGGCCCGGGTCGCGGGCCAGGACCCGCACGGTGTCCCCCCGCAGGAGGGCGAGGTCGATCAGCAGGCGTCCGGTGCGGCCCGTGCCGCCGAGAATGGCGAGGTTCATGGCTCTCCTTTGGGGAATGGAGTGGATGGGAATGCGGCTCTCTGGCCGCAGCTTGACAAGTGACCCGTCCCCCTGTCCGTATGGGGGAACACTACACCGTCACGACGACCTTGCCCCGCGCCTCACCGCTCTCGGCGTAGCGGTGGGCGCCCACGATCTGCTCCAGCGGGAAGGCCCGGTCAAGCGGCACGCGCAGCTCGCCCCCTTCGATCAGCCGGGCGAGGAAGGCGAGGTCCTGCGACCGCTCCCTCGTCTGGACCCCGGCGAAGCGCGGCCCCGCCCCCCCCAGCATGGCCCGCACGTCCCCGGGACGGGTGGGAAAGGGGCGCGTCGAGACGTACACTCCGTCCGGCGCCAATGCCCCCCGAACCTGCGAGAAGCGCAGCGCGGGCGGCGTGTCGAAGATGACATCCCAGGTCCGCCCGGAGAAGTCCACGCTGCCGGGGTCCAAGACCTCCTCCGCGCCCAGCTCCCGGACGAAGGCGTGCTTCTCCGGGCGGGCCGTGCCCGTGACCGTGGCCCCATAGTGCCGGGCGAGCTGCACCCCGAACGAGCCGATGCCACCCGCGGCGCCGATCACCAGCACCCGTGCCCCGCGTCGCCGGTGCAACTGCGCCCCGCCCCGTAGCGCCTGAAGGGCCGTCAGACCGGAGAGCGGCACGGCGGCGGCCTCGGCGGGGGAGATGCCCTGCGGGGCGAGCGCCACCCGCGACTGCCGCACGGTAACGTACTCGGCGGCCCCGCCGCCACTGTGCCCCAGCAGCGAATACACCCGGTCCCCGAGGTCGAAAGCCGTCACTCGCGGCCCCAGCCCCACGACCTCCCCGGCCACGTCCAAACCCGCGGTGAAGGGCCGCCGCACGACGAGTGAGATCGGCCCGCCGCCCCGCCGCAGGCCCAGGTCGGTGCCGTTCACGCTGCTCGCCTGGACCCGGATCAGAACCTCGTCCCCGTCCGGGTGCGGCCAGGGAACCTCCTCCAGCCGCAGGACCTCGGGACCGCCGAAGGAATGAACACGCGCCGCCAGCATGGGGCACCTTAGAACGGGCCGGGACTCCCGGGCGTGAGGAGGGGCGGGCCGTGCGTTCATGTGCGCGGGCCGTCCCGGTTTCTTCCTGCCAAGCTCGGGCGGCATAGTGAGTCATGCCCCGCGCCTTCCAGGACAGGTCCACCGGGCCGGACCCCGCCCCCAAGCTGCTCGTGAACCTGCGGTCGCGGCGGGGCGCGGCCTCGCTGGCGGCGGCGACTGAGGCGCTGGCGGCCGAGGGCCTGCGCGTGACCCCACTCCCCGTGCGCGGCCCGCACGAGGCGGAACTCATCCTGCGGGCCGAGGTGGCGCGGGGCGCCCCCTGCGTGATCGTGGGGGGCGGCGACGGCACGCTCTCGCACGCCGCCGGGGTCCTGGCGCGGACGGGGACGGCCCTGGGCGTCCTGCCACTGGGGACCGGCAACACCTTCGCCCGCAGCGTGGGCGTGCCCCTCGACCTGGCCGGCGCCGCGCGGGTGATCGCCGGGGGCGAGACGGCGGCGGTGGACGTGGGGCTGCTCAACGGGCGGCCCTTTCTCAACAGCGTGGCCCTGGGCCTCTCCGCCGAGATCGCCCGCGTCCTGACCCCCGCCCTCAAGCGGCGCCTGGGCCTGCTCGCCTGGCCGGTCGTGGGGACCCAGGTGCTCGGGAGGCACCACGCCCTCGACCTCACCCTCACGTCGCCGGGGGGCACCCTGCGGCTGCGGACTCACCAACTGCTCGTGGCGAATGGTCGGTACGTGGCCGGGCCGCTGCGCGCCGCGCCCCACGCCTCGGTGGCCGACCGGCAGCTCGACGTGCTCGTGTTTGGCAAGGGCAGGCTCATCCAACTGCTGCGGGCGGGGGTGGGCTGGACGCTGGGGCGGCCCGCCCTCCAGTTCTCCGCCCCGCGCCTGACCGTGCAGACGAGGGGGGGCCCGCGCTGGGCCAGCGTGGACGGCGAGGTGATGCCCCTCACCACCCTCGACCTCTCGGTGGAGGCCGCCGCCCTGCGCGTGCGGGTGCCCGCCGGGTTCGACGCGGGGAGGGTGTGAGGGTGGCCCCAAACCATCCCTCTGTGCCGACCTGAAGCGCCCCGTCTGCAACCGCCCAAGGAGCGCCCGTCCTCTGTCCCCAGCCGCTGCCTACACCCCCATGCGGTACAGGATGGCGAGCGGCACAAGTTCGTTGGTGATCTCCTGAAGCATCCGGTGGTGCTTGAACTTCTCCAGCGAGATCGGGAAGGTGAGGTCCACGATCTCGCGGATGCCCAGCGCGTAGCCCAGTTGCTCCGCCGCCGAGAAGGCACGGATGGCGTTCAGGCTCGCCAGGAACAGTTGATGCAGGTCGTCCCACCAGCCCTGCGCGCCGGTTGCCAGCCCTTGCAGCGCCCCCAGCGCCTCCTGGCCCTTGGAGAGGAGTTGCCCGCCCACGCTCAGCAGCCCGGGGCTCGGCGGCTTCCCCCCGATCGCGCGGTACAGCTCGTCCACCTGCGCCTCATGGCGGCGGGCGGTGTCCACGACCTCCCCGATCAGTTGCCGGAGGTGCGGCCCGTGGAGCTGGTCCAGCACGTCCTCGGCAAGCTTGCGAAAGGACGCCTGCGCGGCTGGCACCTGGCCGAACCAGCGTTCCGAGCGGTTCAGGAATTCGTCCCAGGTCGCCGGATCGAGTTCGGTGGCGAGGGGCTGGGGGAGGTTGGGTGCGGTCATGCCGCCCTCCTGTTCATAGCTGGTCTCCTCACCGGCGGGTCACCCGCCACAGCACGCCCGTGTGGGCATAGGTGACGACGTTGCCCTGGGACGACCCCAGCCGCTCCCGCCCCGCGAACGAGCTCACCCTGAGTGAGTGGGACCCGGTGAGCAAGCAGCCGCACTACAAGTACGCGGCGGTGCGGATCAGCAAGTGCGGCGCGAAGGAGGGACGCCGCAATAGGCGTAACTGATGACGCCTTCGGACGGGGCGCCGCGTCCGGCCAGGGTCACCAGCGTCAGCGGGTGCACCTGTGGGGGGTGCCGTAGGCCCAGGCCGCCTCTATGCAGGAGGTGTGATGCGCCAGGAGAGCTACAGCCATCAGGGCCCGGTTGCCGTCCGCCGTGCGGATGAACAGGACCCGCCCAAGGCCAAAGGAATCAAGGTGCCAGGAAGAAGGGGAAGCGGCCACGACAGGTTTCTGGTGCAGGGTTGAACTACGGGAACTGTAGGGGTCCCGTGTCAGGGGGCGGTGATGGCCTTCTGGTCCGGATGGCTTCCTGCTGTAACCACTTGGGCGGCCTCAATCCGGGGGGCGCCTTCGGTCACCCTGCGACGTAGGGGGAGTGTGCAAGGGTGGGAAGGCTGAACCGCGGGCCTGTCCCGGTAGTGCGTAGTTGAAGCTAAGCGGCTGTAGCTTGGCGTTCGAGCCTCCTGGGGTGTCAAGTTCCCAAGTGTTGAGTGACGACGCTGGCGGTTGTAGAACATCTCGATGAACTCGAACACGGCCCGTCGTGCAGCGGCACGGCTCTCAAATGCGTTTCGAGATCGGCCTTCTTCGCCAGTGGTGGTCCCACTCACCGAG
The sequence above is a segment of the Deinococcus aerius genome. Coding sequences within it:
- a CDS encoding aldose epimerase family protein, whose product is MTDTQQPVTSQPWGMTPDGQPITLYTLRNPSGIQADIMDYGGVVVRLLTPDRNGNPGDIVLGHDHAEPYFSLETSPYFGALIGRYGNRIAGGRFTLDGQTYQLPVNNGPNSLHGGTRGFNQRLWTGRPLADGPALELTYLSPDGEEGYPGNLSVRVTYTLTGDNALQIDYEARADAPTILNLTNHTYWNLGGDAGRDILGHELTLRADHITPIDGTLIPTGELLPVEGTPFDFRQPTPIGARVDEPNEQLRFAGGYDHNFVLGGEGLRSVAQVRDPESGRRVEVSTDQPGMQFYSGNFLDGSIVGKGGRVYGHRWALCLETQHFPDSPNHPNFPSTVLRPGETFTSRTVYAFSAR
- a CDS encoding aldo/keto reductase, translating into MTTYRRLGRSGLHLFPIGLGSMQFGWSADEETSQGIMDAYYEAGGNFIDTADIYTTWTQGNPGGVSEEIIGRWMKSRGNRQDIVIATKVRGPMGEFGRDGRKSIHQREGLSRRWIMQACEDSLRRLQVDHIDLYQAHWVDNQTPIEETLEAFTELVRRGYVRYIGCSNYSAWRLMQALWTSDKKGLESYVSIQPEYSLLSPTRANFERELMRVCEAYDIGIIPWSPLGGGMLTGKYRRGQPLPESVRADENARRRFSDRNFDIVETLEAVAGRHGAKPAQVALAWLLAQPQMTSPIIGANNTTQLGELLGTLELQLTPEDLDEITRVSDWERARTELEM
- a CDS encoding NAD(P)-dependent alcohol dehydrogenase — encoded protein: MLAARVHSFGGPEVLRLEEVPWPHPDGDEVLIRVQASSVNGTDLGLRRGGGPISLVVRRPFTAGLDVAGEVVGLGPRVTAFDLGDRVYSLLGHSGGGAAEYVTVRQSRVALAPQGISPAEAAAVPLSGLTALQALRGGAQLHRRRGARVLVIGAAGGIGSFGVQLARHYGATVTGTARPEKHAFVRELGAEEVLDPGSVDFSGRTWDVIFDTPPALRFSQVRGALAPDGVYVSTRPFPTRPGDVRAMLGGAGPRFAGVQTRERSQDLAFLARLIEGGELRVPLDRAFPLEQIVGAHRYAESGEARGKVVVTV
- a CDS encoding NAD(P)-dependent oxidoreductase translates to MNLAILGGTGRTGRLLIDLALLRGDTVRVLARDPGRLHRHEERLIEVQGDARDPEAVGRVIAGTDAVLSALGPVRGGPPDTMTLAARNLTTVMPGAGVRRLITLTGAGVPHEGDRPGPIDRVFRVLLRLTQPDVLKDSLNHADLIRASTLDWTIVRVPRLTDGPAAPTRAGLVGDIRPFITRASVAEFMLDQVGSDQYVRQAPAISN
- a CDS encoding diacylglycerol/lipid kinase family protein; protein product: MPRAFQDRSTGPDPAPKLLVNLRSRRGAASLAAATEALAAEGLRVTPLPVRGPHEAELILRAEVARGAPCVIVGGGDGTLSHAAGVLARTGTALGVLPLGTGNTFARSVGVPLDLAGAARVIAGGETAAVDVGLLNGRPFLNSVALGLSAEIARVLTPALKRRLGLLAWPVVGTQVLGRHHALDLTLTSPGGTLRLRTHQLLVANGRYVAGPLRAAPHASVADRQLDVLVFGKGRLIQLLRAGVGWTLGRPALQFSAPRLTVQTRGGPRWASVDGEVMPLTTLDLSVEAAALRVRVPAGFDAGRV